One window of Dermacentor andersoni chromosome 7, qqDerAnde1_hic_scaffold, whole genome shotgun sequence genomic DNA carries:
- the LOC129385450 gene encoding uncharacterized protein has translation MPFHCHLCARSFTAKSTLKEHLRIHTGEKPFQCPSCPQRFSRKSTLIIHLRTHTGERPCQCPLCPQSFSQKSTLNQHLRTHTGEKPFQCPSCPQRFSQKSNLNQHLRTHTGKEPFHCPLCPQSFSLKSRLNQHLCTHTGEKPFECPSCAQRFSQKNTLNQHLHTHTGEKPFQCPSCPQRFSRKSTLNQHLRTHTGEKPFQCPSCHQNFSQKNTLNQHLRTHTGEKPFQCPSCPQRFSRKSTLIIHLRTHTGERPCQCPLCPQSFSQDSTLNQHLRTHTGEKPFQCPSCPQSFSHQCILNRHLHTHTGEKPFHCPLCPQSFSLKSRLNQHLCTHTGEKPFQCPSCPQRFSQKNMLNQHLHTHTGERPCQCPSCPQSFSRRSTLSRHLHTHTGEKPFHCPSCSQSFSRKSNLNQHLHTHTGEKPFQCPSCPQSFSRRSTLNQHLHTHTGEKPFQCPLCPQRFSRKSNLNQHLRAHTGEKPFQCPSCHQNSQKNTLNQHLRTHTGEKPFQCPSCPQRFSQKSNLNQHLRTHTGKEPFQCPLCPQSFSQKSTWKLHLHFH, from the coding sequence ATGCCATTTCATTGCCATTTATGCGCTAGGAGCTTCACGGCGAAGTCTACATTGAAGGAACACCTGCGCATTCACACAGGAgaaaagccatttcagtgcccttcgtgCCCTCAGAGATTCTCTCGAAAGAGTACTCTGATCATTCACCTGCGTACAcacacaggcgagaggccatGTCAGTGCCCTTTGTGCCCTCAAAGCTTCTCACAAAAGAGTACTCTGAACcagcacctgcgcacccacacaggagagaagccatttcagtgcccttcatgccctcagagATTTTCCCAAAAGAGTAATCTGAAccaacacctgcgcacccacacaggcaagGAGCCATTCCATTGCCCTTTGTGCcctcaaagcttctcactaaaGAGTCGTCTGAACCAGCACCTGTGCAcacacacaggtgagaagccatttgaATGCCCATCGTGCGCTCAGAGGTTCTCACAGAAAAATACTCTGAACCAacacctgcacacccacacaggagagaagccatttcagtgcccttcgtgCCCTCAGAGATTTTCACGAAAGAGTACTTTGAAccaacacctgcgcacccacacaggtgagaagccatttcaatgcccatCGTGCCATCAGAACTTCTCACAGAAAAATACTCTGAACCAACACCTGCGAACCCACACAggagagaagccatttcagtgcccttcgtgCCCTCAGAGATTCTCTCGAAAGAGTACTCTGATCATTCACCTGCGTACAcacacaggcgagaggccatGTCAGTGCCCTTTGTGCCCTCAAAGCTTCTCACAAGACAGTACTCTGAACcagcacctgcgcacccacacaggcgagaagccatttcaatgcccttcatgccctcagagcttctcacatcAGTGTATTCTGAACCGACACCTGCACACCCATACGGGCGAGAAGCCATTCCATTGCCCTTTGTGCcctcaaagcttctcactaaaGAGTCGTCTGAACCAGCACCTGtgcacacacacaggtgaaaagccatttcaatgcccatCATGCCCTCAGAGGTTCTCACAGAAAAATATGCTGAACCAacacctgcacacccacacaggcgagaggccatgtcagtgcccttcatgccctcagagcttctcacgaagGAGTACTCTGAGCCGACACCTGCACACCcatacaggcgagaagccattccATTGCCCTTcgtgctctcagagcttctcacgaaagagTAATCTGAACCAacacctgcacacccacacaggagagaagccatttcaatgcccttcatgccctcagagcttctcacgaagGAGTACTCTGAACCAacacctgcacacccacacaggagagaagccatttcagtgccctttgtGCCCTCAGAGATTTTCACGAAAGAGTAATCTGAACCAACACCTGCGtgcccacacaggtgagaagccatttcaatgcccatCGTGCCATCAGAACTCACAGAAAAATACTCTGAACCAACACCTGCGAACCCACACAggagagaagccatttcagtgcccttcgtgCCCTCAGAGATTTTCCCAAAAGAGTAATCTGAAccaacacctgcgcacccacacaggcaaggagccatttcaatgccctttaTGCCCTCAAAGCTTCTCACAAAAGTCGACATGGAAGCTTCACCTGCACTTCCACTAA